One window from the genome of Nicotiana sylvestris chromosome 9, ASM39365v2, whole genome shotgun sequence encodes:
- the LOC104226437 gene encoding uncharacterized protein codes for MAIVLPLLSVSHPKVPGKWKNCRYADFSSKKGTISRINKMCAITTSKSKKIVWIWTENKQVMTAAVERGWNTFIFPSNRQDLALDWSSIAMISPLFIEEGRLFDLEHQRVAAFAEVSSPQQLEQLQILEEQADNVVVDLLDWQVIPAENIVAAFQGTQKTVLAVSKTQSEAQVFLEALEHGLGGVVMKVEDVGAILDLKGYFDRRHEVDSLLNLTKAKITRVQVTGMGDRVCVDICSLMRPGEGLLVGSFARGLFLVHSECLESNYISSRPFRVNAGPVHAYVAVPGGKTSYLSELKSGKEVIVVDQRGMQRTAIVGRVKIETRPLILVEAKVESENESYSILLQNAETVGLVSPLQDEGYQRTTIPVTSLKVGDEVCLLVQGGARHTGIEIKEFIVEK; via the exons ATGGCTATAGTCTTACCTTTACTTTCTGTTTCTCACCCTAAAGTTCCAG GTAAATGGAAAAATTGCAGATACGCTGATTTCTCCAGTAAAAAAGGAACAATATCACGTATTAATAAAATGTGTGCAATTACAACATCAAAGTCGAAGAAAATAGTATGGATATGGACAGAGAACAAGCAAGTGATGACTGCTGCTGTGGAGAGAGGTTGGAATACTTTCATCTTCCCTTCCAATCGTCAAGATCTTGCCCTTGACTGGTCTT CAATTGCAATGATATCTCCTCTCTTTATTGAAGAGGGGCGTCTCTTTGATCTCGAGCATCAGAGAGTTGCTGCATTTGCTGAGGTTTCTTCTCCTCAGCAGTTAGAACAGCTACAGATATTGGAGGAACAGGCAGATAATGTTGTTGTTGATCTATTAGATTGGCAG GTGATACCTGCAGAAAACATTGTTGCGGCTTTTCAAGGCACTCAGAAAACTGTACTTGCAGTCTCAAAGACACAGTCAGAAGCTCAAGTCTTTCTTGAG GCCTTGGAACACGGTTTGGGTGGTGTAGTGATGAAAGTTGAGGATGTCGGGGCAATCCTTGACCTGAAG GGTTATTTTGACAGAAGACATGAAGTGGACAGTCTGTTGAACTTGACCAAAGCCAAAATAACTCGTGTTCAAGTGACTGGAATGGGTGACCGTGTCTGTGTGGATATTTGTAGCCTCATGAGACCTGGTGAAGGACTTCTG GTTGGATCCTTTGCAAGAGGCCTTTTCCTTGTTCACTCTGAATGCTTGGAGTCAAATTACATTTCTAGCCGGCCTTTTCGAGTTAATGCG GGGCCTGTTCATGCATATGTTGCTGTTCCAGGAGGAAAGACTAGCTATCTCTCGGAGCTCAAGTCTGGCAAAGAGGTCATTGTGGTTGATCAAAGGGGTATGCAGCGAACAGCTATTGTTGGACGTGTAAAGATTGAGACTAGACCACTTATCCTTGTGGAAGCAAAG GTAGAATCCGAAAATGAAAGTTACTCTATACTCTTGCAGAATGCGGAAACAGTTGGATTAGTCTCTCCGCTTCAAG ACGAGGGATATCAACGAACAACAATTCCTGTGACCTCACTCAAAGTTGGTGATGAGGTTTGCCTCCTA